From one Agathobaculum sp. NTUH-O15-33 genomic stretch:
- a CDS encoding toprim domain-containing protein, with protein MSEYIYFTNEQKRRANAVDLVDFLERQGEKLIKSGPEKRLASDHSITVRGSEWFDHAEGARKGGLAIDFVQYHYGLSFPEAVTMLLNGEQGQGYRESEHRKPEPKKAFALPPANDTMRRVFAYLIKSRLLDQKVVSHFAHAGLLYEDAQYHNAVFVGRDKEGVARHAHKRGTYCARRRVQASNRREAAALGESYTGGDAYKGNVEGCDPHFSFHYAGTSDTVYVFEAPIDMLSFISLYQQDWQRHSYVALCGVAEHALLQLLADHPQISKIGLCLDHDEAGIKADKRIAGILAERGYQNVFPLFSVHKDWNEDIKAAHGLEAIPAEEPSSVPQQVVQAMA; from the coding sequence ATGTCCGAATACATTTATTTCACCAACGAACAGAAGCGGCGGGCCAACGCCGTGGATCTGGTGGACTTTCTGGAACGGCAGGGAGAAAAACTCATCAAATCCGGCCCGGAGAAACGTCTGGCCAGCGACCACAGCATTACCGTGCGCGGCAGCGAGTGGTTCGACCACGCCGAGGGCGCGAGGAAAGGCGGCCTCGCCATAGACTTTGTGCAGTACCACTACGGCCTTTCCTTCCCGGAGGCCGTGACCATGCTCTTAAATGGAGAGCAGGGACAGGGCTACCGGGAGAGCGAGCACAGGAAGCCGGAGCCGAAGAAAGCCTTTGCTCTGCCGCCCGCCAATGATACCATGCGCCGGGTGTTCGCCTATCTCATCAAGAGCAGGCTGCTGGATCAAAAAGTGGTGTCCCATTTCGCCCACGCGGGTCTGCTCTACGAGGACGCGCAGTATCACAACGCGGTGTTCGTGGGCCGCGACAAGGAGGGCGTCGCCCGTCACGCACATAAACGCGGCACCTACTGCGCCCGCAGGCGCGTGCAAGCGAGCAACCGCCGCGAAGCGGCGGCTCTTGGCGAGTCGTACACGGGCGGCGATGCTTACAAGGGCAACGTGGAGGGCTGCGATCCGCACTTCAGCTTCCACTATGCCGGAACCAGCGACACAGTGTATGTGTTCGAGGCCCCGATTGACATGCTGTCTTTTATCAGTCTCTATCAACAGGACTGGCAGCGGCACAGCTATGTGGCACTGTGCGGCGTGGCGGAGCACGCGCTCCTGCAGCTTCTCGCCGATCATCCGCAGATCAGCAAGATCGGGCTGTGCCTCGACCACGACGAGGCGGGCATCAAGGCGGACAAACGGATCGCCGGAATTTTGGCGGAGCGGGGATACCAAAATGTGTTCCCGCTCTTTTCCGTCCATAAAGACTGGAACGAGGATATCAAGGCCGCTCATGGTCTGGAGGCGATTCCCGCAGAAGAACCATCATCTGTGCCGCAGCAGGTGGTGCAGGCGATGGCATAA
- a CDS encoding DUF6103 family protein produces the protein MKTTTLTVSFNTEKLDALTYHMGKKQADLPAELNDTIQKLYEKYVPQATREYLDDKIAREESAKERPRRPARSAPAAASTEEATGA, from the coding sequence ATGAAAACAACCACCCTGACCGTCTCGTTCAACACGGAAAAGCTGGACGCCCTGACCTACCACATGGGCAAGAAACAGGCCGATCTGCCTGCGGAACTGAACGACACCATCCAGAAGCTCTACGAAAAATACGTCCCGCAGGCCACCCGTGAGTACCTCGACGATAAGATCGCCCGTGAGGAATCCGCCAAGGAGCGGCCCCGCCGTCCGGCCCGTTCCGCACCCGCCGCCGCATCCACGGAGGAAGCGACCGGGGCGTGA